Genomic segment of Cytophagia bacterium CHB2:
AGTAGATCAAAAACATGGCCAGCGTGAACGACACGAATGCCAACAAAATGGCGCGCCCAGCTTGTTCCAGGGTGTGTTTGAGGTCGAGATCCAGTCCGCCTTCAAAGAGAATAATGGTGAGCGCCACCGCGCCAAAAGCCGGCATGAACGGGCGCACCAATTCCGGCGGAACGATGCGCGTCAACGGCCCCAGCACGATGCCGATCATGATCAAAAGCAGCACGGAGGGAATGCGCGTGCGTTCAAAAAAAAGATTGCCGATGAATCCCACGCCGATGATGCCGCCTAGAAGTATCAGCAACGTTGCAGCCATAAGTCGCCTCGAAATGATAAAGGTGAAATGCAAGCGATGACAAAATAGAAATCTTCGTTAAACTTCCAAGCCGTATTTGGCATTTCCCGTCATTGCCGTGGCTCTGGTCTTGCATATGAGACGCCATGCGATTATATTTGCTCTTACTTGAATTACGTTGCTAGCACGAAGGCTCTTAGAATGCAATCGACCAAAACCAAAGGCCAGCTCGAAGCCGAGCTCAGCGCGGCCATCACGCAATTCGAACGCGAGTATCTGGGGCGCGGACCGCGCGAAGCACGCAGCTTCATCATTCAGGATATGTTGCTGATCCGCCTCAAGGGCGTGTTGACACCGGCGGAGGAAAGGTTGGCCTCCGAACGCGACGGCGCACAACTCATCAAGCAAGTGCGCACGCGTTTGATTGAAAGCGCCCGGGCGCTTC
This window contains:
- a CDS encoding DUF2294 domain-containing protein yields the protein MQSTKTKGQLEAELSAAITQFEREYLGRGPREARSFIIQDMLLIRLKGVLTPAEERLASERDGAQLIKQVRTRLIESARALLEQIVFEKTGAQVVTLHTDISSKNGERIFVFCLNKNLEDELRKI